One Bacteroidales bacterium DNA window includes the following coding sequences:
- a CDS encoding elongation factor G, with product MKVYNTNQIKNFTLLGNTSSGKTTLAEAILFEGKVIERRGEVENKNTVSDHNEIERENGSSVYASVLYAEFNEKKLNFIDPSGSDDFVNGAVAALSVTDIGVLVLNAQHGIEVGTEIHNRYLEKAKKGCVLVINQLDHEKSNFDKVIEEAVERLGKNVTIIQYPINEGPGFDSFIDILLMKKYSYAGGKLEISDVPADQKDRAEDLRNQLIEKAAENDEGLMEIFFENGSLSEDEMRKGITMGLIQRGIIPVVCVSAKKNYGVARMMEFFTRVFPSPNEVPAPIDTVSGNEVKCDASGPAAAFIFKSAVEQHLGEVNYFKVMSGEISEGMDVVNSKTGNKERISQLFVVAGKNRTKIAKMVAGDIGSTVKLKGARTGQTLAAPGNNVVFAPIPFPEPKYRTAIKAINESDEEKLNEALQRLNMEDPTILVEYSKELKQTVLSGQGEYHLNILKWHLDNVYKISTEFIAPKIPYRETITKVAQADYRHKKQSGGAGQFGEVHMVIEPYEEGQPDPTMYKINGKEIKVTVRDKEEHILPWGGKLVYYNSIVGGSIDARFMPAILKGIMEKMEEGPLTGSYARDIRVTVYDGKMHPVDSNEISFRLAGRNAFREAFKNASPKIMEPIYNVEVWVPADRMGDVMSDLQTRRAIVQGMTSEKGFEKITARVPLSEMNRYSTSLSSITGGRAMYSMKFAEYAQVPGDIQTELIKTFEAESEDE from the coding sequence ATGAAAGTGTATAATACAAACCAAATCAAAAATTTCACCCTCCTTGGTAATACCAGTTCGGGAAAAACCACATTGGCGGAAGCGATACTATTCGAAGGCAAAGTGATCGAGCGCCGGGGCGAAGTAGAAAACAAGAATACCGTGTCGGACCACAACGAGATTGAGCGGGAAAACGGCAGTTCGGTATATGCCTCGGTGCTCTATGCCGAATTCAATGAAAAAAAGCTCAATTTTATAGATCCTTCCGGTTCCGATGATTTTGTTAACGGAGCTGTAGCCGCACTTTCGGTAACAGATATCGGAGTACTCGTACTCAATGCTCAACATGGTATTGAAGTAGGTACTGAAATACATAACCGCTATCTGGAAAAAGCAAAGAAAGGATGTGTGCTGGTCATCAATCAGTTAGATCACGAAAAATCCAATTTTGATAAGGTAATTGAAGAAGCTGTCGAACGTTTGGGTAAAAATGTAACCATTATTCAATATCCTATAAATGAAGGACCGGGATTTGATTCTTTCATAGACATATTGTTAATGAAAAAATACAGTTATGCCGGAGGTAAATTAGAAATCTCGGATGTTCCGGCAGACCAGAAAGACCGTGCTGAAGACCTAAGGAACCAGTTGATAGAAAAAGCAGCTGAAAATGATGAAGGACTTATGGAAATCTTCTTTGAGAATGGTTCTTTGTCTGAAGACGAAATGAGAAAAGGGATTACCATGGGACTTATCCAACGCGGAATTATTCCTGTTGTTTGCGTTTCTGCGAAAAAGAACTATGGCGTAGCTCGTATGATGGAATTTTTCACCCGTGTGTTTCCCTCTCCTAATGAAGTACCTGCTCCTATAGACACAGTCAGTGGAAATGAAGTCAAATGTGATGCTTCTGGACCTGCTGCTGCATTTATATTTAAATCAGCTGTTGAACAGCACTTAGGTGAAGTAAACTATTTTAAAGTAATGTCCGGGGAAATTTCCGAAGGAATGGACGTTGTCAACAGCAAAACAGGGAACAAGGAACGTATATCGCAATTATTCGTAGTAGCCGGAAAGAACCGTACCAAAATAGCCAAAATGGTTGCCGGGGATATCGGTTCCACAGTGAAACTGAAGGGTGCACGCACAGGACAAACTTTAGCAGCTCCCGGAAATAATGTTGTATTTGCACCGATTCCTTTTCCGGAACCAAAATACCGTACAGCCATTAAAGCTATAAATGAAAGCGATGAAGAAAAACTGAACGAAGCACTTCAGCGTTTGAATATGGAAGATCCGACCATTTTGGTAGAATATTCCAAGGAATTGAAACAAACTGTCCTATCCGGCCAGGGAGAATACCACCTGAATATTCTTAAATGGCATCTGGATAATGTATATAAAATTTCAACCGAATTTATTGCCCCGAAAATACCTTACCGGGAAACCATTACCAAAGTTGCACAAGCCGATTACCGCCATAAAAAACAATCAGGCGGAGCAGGGCAATTCGGAGAAGTACATATGGTGATTGAGCCTTATGAAGAAGGACAACCTGATCCGACCATGTATAAAATCAATGGGAAAGAAATCAAAGTAACCGTAAGGGACAAGGAAGAACATATTCTGCCCTGGGGTGGGAAACTGGTATACTATAACAGTATCGTAGGTGGTAGCATTGACGCCAGGTTCATGCCGGCTATATTGAAAGGGATCATGGAGAAAATGGAAGAAGGTCCGCTCACCGGTTCCTATGCACGTGATATCCGGGTTACGGTATACGATGGGAAAATGCACCCGGTTGATTCCAATGAAATTTCATTCCGCCTGGCTGGCCGTAACGCTTTCCGTGAAGCATTTAAAAATGCATCACCCAAAATAATGGAACCGATATACAATGTCGAAGTATGGGTTCCTGCAGACCGTATGGGAGATGTAATGAGCGACCTGCAAACACGGCGTGCTATTGTTCAGGGGATGACCAGTGAAAAAGGATTTGAGAAAATCACCGCCCGTGTTCCTTTATCGGAAATGAACAGATATTCTACTTCATTAAGTTCTATCACAGGCGGACGTGCTATGTATTCGATGAAATTTGCCGAATATGCACAAGTTCCCGGTGATATTCAAACTGAACTGATCAAGACATTTGAAGCAGAAAGCGAAGACGAATAA
- a CDS encoding beta-glucosidase: MKLLPAYITSAFLFIILVSCNQATRKTTADTDEVLMDSIQYRTFMYFWDGAEPVSGMARERYHVDDIYPQDDKHIITSGGSGFGIMAIIVGIERGYITREQGVERMNSILTFLENADTFHGAFPHWWNGETGKAVRFSEKDNGGDIVESSFLLQGLLTLHQYYFNGSDTERMIAGRIDKIWKNMDWNWYRNSQNVLYWHWSPDYSWEMNFPIRGYNECLITYILAASSPTHGISADVYHEGWAENGSIIHPHQVEGYDLHMNYRGLPAGPLFWAHYSFLGLDPNGLEDQYTDYFQEMKNYTLTNRAYCIRNPKGYKGYGENCWGLTASYSVKGYAAHAPVEKEDHGVITPSAALSSIVYTPEESKEVMRYLHQVLGKKTWGKYGFYDAFSETDNWYPKRYLAIDQGPIIIMIENYRSQLLWKLFMSHPDVQAGLKKLGYQSPYIK; this comes from the coding sequence ATGAAACTTTTGCCGGCCTACATAACATCTGCATTCCTGTTTATTATCCTTGTATCCTGTAATCAGGCAACACGAAAAACAACAGCTGATACCGATGAGGTGTTGATGGATAGTATACAATACCGTACTTTCATGTATTTCTGGGATGGCGCTGAACCAGTCAGCGGTATGGCCCGCGAAAGATATCATGTAGATGATATTTACCCTCAGGATGATAAGCATATTATTACCTCCGGCGGAAGCGGCTTTGGAATCATGGCTATCATTGTTGGTATTGAGCGGGGTTATATCACCAGGGAACAAGGTGTAGAGCGTATGAACAGTATCCTTACATTCCTGGAAAATGCCGATACCTTTCACGGTGCTTTTCCCCATTGGTGGAACGGGGAAACCGGAAAAGCAGTCAGATTCAGCGAAAAGGACAACGGTGGCGATATAGTGGAGAGTTCTTTCCTTTTACAAGGCCTGCTCACTTTGCATCAATATTATTTCAACGGGTCGGATACTGAAAGAATGATAGCCGGACGGATCGATAAAATCTGGAAGAATATGGACTGGAACTGGTACAGGAATAGCCAAAATGTCCTTTACTGGCATTGGAGCCCGGATTATTCCTGGGAAATGAATTTCCCTATCCGGGGATACAACGAATGCCTGATCACCTATATCCTTGCAGCCTCCTCTCCTACACACGGTATTTCAGCTGATGTTTATCATGAAGGATGGGCTGAAAACGGATCCATAATCCATCCCCATCAAGTAGAAGGATATGACCTTCACATGAATTACCGCGGACTTCCGGCAGGTCCGTTATTCTGGGCACATTATTCATTTCTCGGGCTTGATCCCAATGGACTGGAAGATCAATATACCGATTATTTCCAGGAAATGAAAAACTACACGCTCACCAACCGGGCATACTGTATCCGAAACCCAAAAGGTTATAAAGGATATGGGGAAAATTGCTGGGGACTTACCGCCAGTTATTCCGTCAAAGGCTATGCGGCACATGCGCCTGTGGAAAAGGAGGACCATGGCGTCATCACCCCTTCTGCCGCCCTGTCCTCCATTGTATATACCCCGGAAGAATCAAAGGAGGTGATGCGTTATTTACACCAGGTTTTAGGTAAAAAGACCTGGGGAAAATACGGGTTTTATGATGCTTTCAGCGAGACGGATAACTGGTATCCAAAACGTTATCTGGCTATCGATCAGGGACCTATCATTATCATGATTGAGAACTATCGGTCGCAACTATTATGGAAACTCTTTATGAGTCATCCGGATGTGCAGGCAGGACTAAAAAAGTTAGGATACCAAAGCCCCTATATCAAATAA
- the rho gene encoding transcription termination factor Rho yields MYDILELNTKLLTELREIAKSMGIKRVEAMKKQDLIFKILDQQAIKAIAPIPPPAPKKQKETKAMKEEPAAGLTSEAPVQEADEIIQASIPFPENDILPEEPATIVSVHESSAPVSESLEPERRRIPDNRKYYDKTYDFDGIVVGEGVLEIMQEGYGFLRSADYNYLSSPDDIYVSQSQIKLFGLKTGDVVRGPIRPPKEGERYFPLVKVEDINGRTPDYIRDRIPFDFLTPLFPDEKFMLVKPGEPASLSCRIVDLFSPIGKGQRGLIVAQPKTGKTVLLKEIANAIAKNHPEAYLLILLIDERPEEVTDMARSVRGEVIASTFDEPAERHVRVANIVLEKAKRMVECGHDVVILLDSITRLARAFNTIAPASGKVLTGGVDSNALHKPKRFFGAARNIENGGSLTILATALTETGSRMDEVIFEEFKGTGNMELQLERKLSNKRIFPAVDITASSTRREDLLVDKDSLSRIWVLRNYLTDMNPVEAMEFMRDRLNKSHSNEEFLRSMNGE; encoded by the coding sequence ATGTATGATATTCTTGAATTGAATACCAAGCTTTTGACAGAATTGCGTGAGATTGCCAAATCGATGGGCATCAAACGTGTCGAAGCGATGAAAAAACAGGATCTGATCTTTAAAATTCTGGACCAGCAAGCGATCAAAGCCATTGCTCCTATTCCTCCTCCGGCACCTAAAAAGCAAAAAGAAACAAAAGCCATGAAAGAGGAACCTGCTGCTGGCCTCACTTCGGAAGCTCCTGTACAGGAGGCTGACGAAATAATACAAGCAAGTATTCCTTTTCCTGAAAACGATATATTACCCGAAGAACCTGCTACGATTGTTTCTGTCCATGAGTCATCTGCTCCGGTTTCCGAATCTTTAGAGCCGGAACGCCGCAGAATCCCCGATAATCGAAAATATTATGATAAGACCTATGATTTTGACGGGATTGTTGTAGGAGAAGGAGTATTGGAGATCATGCAGGAAGGTTATGGTTTTTTGCGTTCGGCAGATTATAATTACCTGAGTTCCCCGGATGATATTTATGTATCACAATCTCAAATAAAACTCTTTGGCCTGAAAACGGGAGATGTTGTACGTGGTCCCATTCGTCCGCCGAAAGAAGGGGAACGTTATTTCCCACTTGTGAAAGTAGAAGATATTAACGGACGTACGCCGGATTATATTCGTGACCGTATACCGTTTGATTTCCTTACCCCGTTGTTCCCTGATGAAAAATTCATGTTGGTTAAACCTGGTGAACCGGCAAGCTTATCCTGCCGTATCGTTGATCTTTTTTCTCCCATTGGTAAAGGACAGCGCGGTTTGATCGTTGCACAGCCCAAAACAGGTAAGACCGTTTTATTGAAAGAAATTGCCAATGCTATAGCGAAAAACCATCCTGAAGCATATTTATTGATCCTATTGATCGATGAACGTCCGGAGGAAGTGACTGATATGGCAAGAAGTGTTCGTGGAGAAGTGATCGCCTCTACTTTTGATGAACCGGCCGAACGTCATGTACGTGTGGCAAATATTGTTTTGGAGAAAGCCAAACGTATGGTAGAATGTGGTCATGATGTGGTTATATTACTGGATTCCATTACCCGTCTGGCGCGTGCATTCAATACTATTGCACCTGCTTCTGGAAAAGTACTGACAGGGGGTGTTGACTCCAATGCTCTACATAAACCCAAACGTTTCTTCGGTGCTGCACGTAACATCGAAAACGGCGGATCCCTGACTATTTTAGCCACAGCGCTTACCGAAACAGGTTCCCGTATGGATGAGGTCATCTTTGAAGAATTTAAGGGTACCGGTAATATGGAGCTGCAGCTTGAACGTAAATTGTCTAACAAACGTATTTTCCCGGCAGTGGATATTACAGCATCCAGCACACGCCGCGAAGATTTACTGGTAGACAAAGACTCTTTGAGCCGTATCTGGGTGTTGCGGAATTACCTGACCGATATGAACCCTGTGGAAGCTATGGAATTTATGAGGGATCGTTTGAATAAATCCCATTCAAATGAGGAGTTCCTTCGGTCCATGAATGGGGAATAA
- the ruvC gene encoding crossover junction endodeoxyribonuclease RuvC, giving the protein MAGERIILGIDPGTTIMGYGLICEKTNNHADLLALGVLELHKFEDHYTKLKTIFERTIGLIDHFHPTELAIEAPFYGKNVQSMLKLGRAQGTAIAAALSRSLDVYEYAPRKIKMAITGQGNASKEQVALLLQKMFNIIEMPQNLDATDGLAAAVCHFYQKKVSSATPGAGAAKSWKEFINNHPGRVRKT; this is encoded by the coding sequence TTGGCCGGAGAACGCATCATATTAGGTATTGATCCCGGAACCACCATTATGGGATACGGGCTGATCTGTGAAAAGACCAATAACCATGCTGATCTACTGGCCTTGGGGGTACTTGAATTGCACAAGTTTGAGGATCATTATACAAAATTGAAAACTATTTTTGAACGCACTATCGGCCTGATCGATCATTTCCACCCCACTGAGTTGGCGATAGAGGCCCCTTTTTATGGAAAGAACGTCCAATCCATGCTTAAACTCGGCCGTGCACAGGGAACAGCTATAGCAGCAGCGTTGTCACGCTCGCTGGACGTTTACGAATATGCTCCCCGGAAGATCAAAATGGCCATTACCGGACAAGGAAATGCTTCCAAAGAACAGGTGGCACTTCTTTTACAAAAAATGTTCAATATCATTGAAATGCCCCAGAATCTGGATGCAACCGACGGATTGGCCGCTGCTGTCTGCCATTTTTACCAAAAGAAAGTTTCTTCGGCTACTCCGGGTGCAGGTGCGGCTAAAAGCTGGAAAGAATTCATCAACAACCATCCCGGCAGGGTCCGGAAAACATAA